A genomic stretch from Terriglobales bacterium includes:
- the hemG gene encoding protoporphyrinogen oxidase — protein sequence MGDESRSRKRTAIVGGGIAGLSAAFELELRRRDGQALEYVLYERAPRLGGVIRTERTAEGCLIEAGPDAFLTEKPWAAELCRELGLGDQLLGSNDAERRTYIVVRNRLLPIPDGLQFMVPTRVAPVLSSSLFSFGAKLRMAKEWFFRPQASKNDEPAATFVARHFGREMVERLADP from the coding sequence ATGGGCGACGAAAGCCGAAGCCGGAAACGCACTGCGATTGTCGGCGGCGGGATCGCTGGACTGAGCGCCGCCTTCGAGCTGGAACTGCGGCGGCGGGATGGACAGGCGCTGGAATACGTCCTCTACGAGCGTGCGCCTCGCCTGGGTGGCGTGATCCGCACCGAGCGAACCGCCGAGGGGTGCCTGATCGAGGCCGGGCCGGACGCTTTCCTCACCGAAAAACCTTGGGCAGCGGAGCTTTGTCGCGAACTCGGATTGGGCGACCAGCTCCTGGGCTCGAATGACGCCGAGCGGCGAACCTATATCGTGGTTCGCAATCGCCTGCTGCCCATTCCTGACGGCCTGCAGTTCATGGTGCCAACGCGCGTCGCGCCCGTGCTCTCCTCGTCGCTCTTTTCGTTCGGCGCCAAGCTGCGCATGGCGAAGGAGTGGTTCTTTCGCCCGCAAGCCAGCAAGAACGATGAGCCGGCGGCCACGTTTGTTGCCAGGCATTTCGGCCGGGAGATGGTCGAGCGCCTGGCCGACCCTC
- the hemH gene encoding ferrochelatase — translation MSATPSTAVLLLAHGSPDSPADVPEFLRSVTGGRPLPQAVMEEIQHRYAAIGRSPLTAITLQQGRALSEVLKMAVYVGMRNWKPFITHAVGQMTDAGVTRAVGICLAPQNSRTSVGLYRRAAEEAAAGRMELDFVESWHDHPLLIRAFAEKLEAGWKHACAEGGATVPVIFTAHSVPERTIAEGDPYAQQARETAAMVAMQVPSLTMDDWAFAFQSQGMSGGPWLGPTVEETIRALKDKRHTGVFLQPIGFVCDHVEVLYDIDIGFREFAQKHGMRLWRAESLNDSPTFIAALADVVRSRLTPGEETRPNIVQISGIQ, via the coding sequence ATGAGCGCCACGCCCTCCACCGCCGTCCTGCTTCTCGCCCACGGCAGCCCCGATTCCCCGGCCGATGTCCCCGAATTCTTGCGCTCGGTTACGGGTGGCCGCCCGTTGCCGCAGGCGGTGATGGAGGAGATCCAGCACCGCTATGCGGCTATCGGCCGCTCGCCCCTGACGGCCATCACGCTGCAGCAGGGAAGGGCGCTCTCCGAAGTGCTCAAGATGGCTGTGTACGTCGGTATGCGCAACTGGAAGCCGTTCATCACGCACGCCGTGGGTCAGATGACAGACGCCGGCGTGACGCGCGCGGTTGGAATCTGCCTGGCGCCGCAGAATTCGCGCACCAGCGTCGGGCTGTACCGCCGTGCCGCCGAAGAGGCAGCGGCGGGCCGAATGGAACTCGACTTTGTGGAAAGTTGGCACGACCATCCTCTATTGATTCGCGCCTTCGCCGAAAAACTTGAAGCCGGGTGGAAGCACGCCTGCGCGGAGGGCGGCGCCACGGTGCCCGTTATCTTCACGGCGCACAGTGTGCCCGAGCGCACCATTGCCGAAGGCGATCCCTATGCCCAGCAGGCGCGCGAGACCGCGGCCATGGTGGCCATGCAGGTTCCCTCGCTGACCATGGACGACTGGGCGTTCGCTTTTCAGAGCCAGGGGATGTCGGGCGGGCCCTGGCTCGGTCCCACAGTCGAAGAGACCATTCGGGCGCTGAAAGATAAGCGACACACCGGCGTATTCCTCCAGCCCATCGGGTTTGTCTGCGACCACGTCGAGGTGCTCTACGACATCGATATCGGCTTCCGCGAATTCGCCCAGAAGCACGGCATGCGGCTGTGGCGCGCCGAGTCTCTGAATGATTCACCCACCTTCATCGCCGCCCTGGCAGACGTGGTGCGCTCGCGCCTGACGCCGGGGGAAGAAACGCGGCCGAACATCGTGCAGATCTCCGGCATCCAGTAG